The Lujinxingia vulgaris genome includes a region encoding these proteins:
- a CDS encoding tetratricopeptide repeat protein: protein MWKSVVVVLALSTSGCLPIWQGKTMQEDIEALRAEQQAIISKSASEREELTAMVASAREDVAELREVLAEARELLQRNSADLGVEVAATREDLNNLRGTVEELDFRFMRMEQSLELFRRDVDLRFESGEAIKLPEDPDELRQFGDARLAEEDYLQARRAYERFLERHSDDARANEVRFQLGEAFFAESQWVSAIGEYQKVLEGSAPTSRQAQANLRIGQAFLQMGQCPNAEVFFETVVAEYPGSRSVAEARRGLEQARSGSCP from the coding sequence ATGTGGAAGTCCGTTGTCGTGGTTCTTGCGTTGAGCACCAGCGGGTGCCTGCCGATCTGGCAGGGCAAGACGATGCAGGAAGATATCGAGGCGCTGCGCGCCGAGCAGCAGGCCATCATCTCCAAGAGCGCCTCCGAGCGCGAAGAGCTCACCGCGATGGTCGCCAGCGCCCGTGAGGATGTCGCCGAGCTTCGCGAGGTGCTCGCTGAGGCCCGCGAGCTCTTGCAGCGCAACAGCGCCGACCTGGGCGTGGAAGTCGCCGCCACCCGCGAAGATCTCAACAACCTGCGGGGTACGGTCGAAGAGCTCGACTTTCGTTTTATGCGTATGGAGCAGAGCCTGGAGCTCTTCCGCCGCGATGTCGATCTTCGTTTTGAGTCGGGGGAGGCCATCAAACTCCCCGAAGATCCCGATGAGCTGCGCCAGTTCGGCGACGCGCGTCTGGCCGAGGAGGATTACCTCCAGGCTCGTCGCGCCTACGAGCGCTTTCTGGAGCGTCACAGTGATGATGCGCGAGCCAATGAGGTTCGCTTTCAGCTGGGTGAAGCGTTCTTTGCCGAGTCGCAGTGGGTGAGCGCGATTGGCGAGTATCAGAAGGTGCTCGAGGGCTCCGCGCCGACCAGCCGTCAGGCCCAGGCGAACCTGCGCATCGGCCAGGCCTTTTTGCAGATGGGCCAGTGTCCCAACGCCGAGGTCTTTTTTGAGACGGTGGTCGCCGAGTACCCCGGATCCCGCTCGGTGGCCGAGGCCCGACGCGGCCTGGAGCAGGCGCGCAGCGGAAGCTGCCCTTAA
- a CDS encoding DUF6483 family protein, whose translation MEDSRWLDAQLKAANDLVNAGSQALRQNQNAAGAAALREADAILDMAEEESDDVLKLRARVSNELGVAHQRLNKLEESLGYHGKAAEICTQLIERGESFEANSAATHLNLSSIYIAMGKAPEALEAGEKALNLIDLLRDRDEPGVDALELGANQNMAVIYAREKRYEESDAAMERSVELAQTLAEAGQPNFQAQLAQGCQQLSVILFDEERFEHALRWGRNAEELSEKAFEALGQPVLPVYVISQINLISYNERLGRFADAEDCLWKALEVAGNDAQILRRGYAFYETCRKQADARLEEGNLPREEVDEGFEELNERIEKVGGMEAIQRAIEQAQQRSRR comes from the coding sequence ATGGAAGATAGCCGCTGGTTGGACGCGCAGCTCAAGGCTGCCAATGATCTCGTCAACGCGGGCAGCCAGGCCCTGCGTCAGAACCAAAACGCCGCCGGCGCCGCCGCGCTGCGCGAGGCCGACGCAATCCTCGATATGGCCGAGGAGGAGAGCGACGATGTCTTGAAGCTGCGCGCCCGCGTTAGCAATGAGCTGGGTGTGGCCCACCAGCGTCTCAACAAGCTCGAGGAGTCGCTGGGCTACCACGGCAAAGCCGCCGAGATCTGCACGCAGCTCATCGAGCGCGGGGAGTCCTTCGAGGCCAACAGCGCCGCGACCCACCTCAACCTCTCGAGTATCTACATCGCCATGGGTAAGGCTCCCGAGGCGCTGGAAGCCGGTGAGAAGGCGCTGAATCTGATCGACCTTCTCCGGGATCGCGACGAGCCGGGCGTCGACGCGCTGGAGCTCGGTGCGAACCAGAACATGGCCGTGATCTACGCCCGCGAGAAGCGCTACGAGGAGTCGGATGCGGCGATGGAGCGCTCCGTGGAGCTCGCCCAGACCCTGGCCGAGGCCGGCCAGCCCAACTTCCAGGCGCAGCTCGCCCAGGGCTGCCAGCAGCTCAGCGTGATCCTCTTTGATGAGGAGCGCTTCGAGCACGCGCTGCGCTGGGGCCGCAACGCCGAAGAGCTCTCCGAGAAGGCCTTTGAGGCGCTCGGGCAGCCGGTGCTCCCGGTTTACGTCATCAGCCAGATCAATCTGATCAGCTACAATGAGCGCCTGGGGCGTTTTGCCGACGCCGAAGACTGCCTCTGGAAAGCCCTGGAGGTTGCGGGCAACGACGCCCAGATTCTGCGTCGCGGTTACGCCTTCTACGAGACCTGCCGCAAGCAGGCCGACGCGCGCCTGGAAGAGGGCAACCTCCCGCGCGAAGAGGTCGACGAGGGCTTCGAGGAGCTCAACGAGCGCATCGAAAAGGTCGGCGGGATGGAGGCCATCCAGCGGGCGATCGAGCAGGCTCAGCAGCGCAGCCGTCGCTGA
- a CDS encoding FHA domain-containing protein, whose translation MCCPVCAREIPTDARFCAYCGSSVRKCEPCQRFYPGDARYCGSCGESLIVERRPTFEPPSEVADTVFGYLYELNANPQQFPLEQGDNTIGAGGNNDIVIRRPAVSWNHAIVICRNERVMIQDSASTNGTYINGKRVRTPHALTHGDLLRFGSEEFKVWLKPRYRSSENI comes from the coding sequence ATGTGTTGCCCGGTCTGTGCTCGCGAGATTCCCACCGATGCACGCTTCTGCGCCTACTGCGGAAGCTCGGTGCGAAAATGCGAGCCCTGCCAGCGCTTCTACCCGGGTGATGCCCGCTATTGCGGAAGTTGCGGCGAATCGCTCATCGTCGAGCGCCGCCCGACCTTCGAGCCGCCCTCGGAGGTGGCCGATACGGTCTTTGGCTACCTCTACGAGCTCAACGCCAACCCGCAGCAGTTCCCGCTGGAGCAGGGCGACAACACCATCGGCGCAGGCGGCAACAACGACATCGTCATCCGCCGCCCGGCTGTCTCCTGGAACCACGCCATCGTGATCTGCCGCAATGAGCGCGTGATGATCCAGGACTCCGCCAGCACCAACGGCACCTACATCAACGGCAAGCGCGTGCGCACCCCGCACGCGCTGACCCACGGCGACCTTCTGCGCTTTGGCAGCGAGGAGTTCAAGGTCTGGCTCAAACCCCGCTACCGAAGCTCCGAGAATATCTGA
- a CDS encoding inositol monophosphatase family protein yields MTYHHELRVAESIARQAGRHILRERAKNMEVSLKAPNDLVTNVDRSTERLITAAIREHFPDDDILGEEYGDHQGDSPKVGAQRRWLIDPIDGTVNFTMGIPLYCVSIALQVDGHTVVGVIYEPNRDELFSARDGKPATLNGAPIEVSDCPKIANAVLVTGFPSGRGEEFEQALEQFINLTRTSRGVRRLGSAAIDLAYVACGRIDAFWEFGLSPWDTGAGYLIVAQAGGQVSALDGSPYHVEGRSILASNGALHAELIEALKL; encoded by the coding sequence ATGACCTACCACCACGAGCTACGCGTCGCCGAATCGATCGCGCGCCAGGCCGGCCGCCACATCCTGCGCGAGCGCGCCAAAAACATGGAGGTCTCACTCAAGGCCCCCAACGATCTTGTGACCAACGTCGATCGCAGCACCGAGCGCCTCATCACTGCGGCCATCCGCGAGCACTTCCCCGACGATGATATTCTTGGCGAGGAGTACGGCGACCATCAGGGCGACTCGCCAAAGGTCGGCGCGCAGCGGCGCTGGCTCATCGATCCCATCGACGGGACCGTGAACTTCACGATGGGCATCCCGCTCTACTGCGTCTCAATCGCGTTGCAGGTCGACGGGCACACGGTCGTCGGAGTGATCTATGAGCCCAACCGCGACGAGCTCTTCAGCGCCCGCGATGGCAAGCCCGCCACGCTCAACGGAGCGCCTATTGAGGTGAGCGACTGCCCGAAGATCGCCAACGCCGTGCTCGTCACCGGCTTTCCCTCCGGGCGCGGCGAGGAGTTTGAGCAGGCGCTGGAGCAGTTCATCAACCTCACGCGTACGAGTCGCGGGGTGCGGCGACTGGGCTCGGCGGCCATTGACCTGGCCTATGTGGCCTGCGGGCGCATCGACGCCTTCTGGGAGTTCGGGCTGAGCCCCTGGGACACCGGCGCGGGCTACCTGATCGTGGCCCAGGCCGGTGGTCAGGTCAGCGCCCTCGACGGCTCGCCCTACCACGTCGAAGGTCGCAGCATTCTGGCGAGCAACGGCGCGCTGCACGCCGAGTTGATCGAGGCGCTCAAGCTCTAA
- a CDS encoding serine hydrolase domain-containing protein has translation MTQLLLDPQRIDRALERALAPSLDAIGTTHTCSAIQAAVGTLDGQRYHRAIGRTSFEPGALSVSPETPFDIASVTKALVGATLAMQAIDRGLADWHAPLCELFAPWRQHPDPRAAQVTFLQLLNHTSGLPAWHKYYLEYPLSPSPKRAEHTRRDVVARICQTPLCGDPGGIYAYSDLGYILLASVLEAIFEKPLAEVARAQIFLPLQLQHTDYVWAARGDTPLTGAAATERCELRGGVVKGSVHDENTEIIGGVSCHAGVFSTADDLLRFGLHLLAIDHGEEVDAALVSRETLHFAWSEQAAMAGGNHRGGWDTPSGATSSAGRGFLPATTVGHLGFTGTSLWLEREKGVVSVLLTNRVYPTRENARIKAARIDFQEAVLPPSPLAQNP, from the coding sequence ATGACTCAACTTCTCCTCGATCCGCAGCGCATCGACCGGGCGCTTGAGCGCGCGCTGGCGCCCTCGCTCGACGCCATCGGCACCACCCACACCTGCAGCGCCATCCAGGCGGCCGTGGGCACCCTCGATGGCCAGCGCTACCACCGGGCCATCGGCCGCACCTCCTTTGAGCCTGGCGCGCTTTCTGTGTCGCCCGAGACCCCCTTTGATATCGCCAGCGTCACCAAGGCGCTCGTCGGCGCCACGCTTGCGATGCAGGCCATCGACCGCGGGCTGGCCGACTGGCACGCGCCACTTTGCGAGCTTTTTGCGCCCTGGCGTCAGCACCCCGACCCGCGCGCCGCACAGGTCACTTTTTTGCAACTTCTCAACCACACCAGCGGCCTGCCCGCCTGGCATAAGTACTACCTCGAATACCCCCTTAGCCCCTCGCCCAAACGCGCGGAGCACACGCGCCGAGACGTGGTAGCGCGCATCTGCCAGACCCCACTCTGCGGCGATCCGGGGGGCATCTACGCTTACTCCGACCTGGGGTACATACTGCTGGCGAGCGTGCTGGAAGCCATCTTTGAAAAACCTCTGGCCGAGGTTGCGCGCGCGCAGATCTTTTTGCCGCTTCAGCTGCAGCACACCGACTACGTCTGGGCGGCGCGCGGCGATACGCCACTCACCGGCGCAGCGGCAACCGAGCGGTGCGAGCTTCGCGGCGGCGTGGTGAAAGGCAGCGTCCACGATGAGAACACCGAGATCATCGGTGGCGTCTCCTGCCACGCCGGCGTCTTCTCCACCGCCGACGATCTTCTACGATTTGGTCTGCACCTGCTGGCCATCGACCATGGCGAGGAGGTCGACGCCGCGCTCGTCTCCCGCGAGACGCTGCACTTTGCCTGGTCGGAGCAGGCGGCGATGGCCGGCGGCAACCACCGCGGCGGCTGGGACACCCCCAGCGGCGCGACGTCCAGCGCCGGCCGCGGCTTTTTGCCAGCCACGACCGTGGGTCACCTGGGCTTTACCGGAACCTCTCTGTGGCTAGAACGAGAGAAAGGCGTGGTCAGCGTGCTGCTCACAAACCGTGTCTACCCCACCCGGGAGAACGCCCGCATCAAGGCGGCCCGCATCGACTTCCAGGAGGCGGTGCTGCCGCCCTCCCCCCTTGCCCAGAACCCCTGA
- a CDS encoding S66 peptidase family protein produces MTSSHSAPSDSHLIQPAPLRPGDRVHVVSPAGPVVPELLEEGLATLRAWELDVVVDEAVYARRPGADYLAGEDQARAAAFLNAWRDPQCRALFCSRGGFGSQRMLPLLNDLDVRAQPRHLVGFSDITALHLHLAGNLRLQTWHGPVVKSFALHRDDPQDSVEHLRALLFGEKERTWSIEGLRTLRPGRAQGRLLGGNLCVLVHQLATDFCPSLHDAILVVEDVGEVDYRIDRLFTALRHSLKGQRLAGLVLGDFSDAAGVYVDEQGTDAFLAMLAREFKCPVVAGAPVGHRSPNLTLPMGAPAELNADQGRLTLLT; encoded by the coding sequence GTGACCTCATCGCACTCTGCTCCATCGGACTCACATCTCATTCAACCCGCCCCGCTGCGCCCCGGCGATCGCGTGCACGTGGTCAGCCCGGCCGGCCCGGTGGTGCCTGAACTTCTCGAAGAGGGCCTGGCCACCCTGCGCGCCTGGGAGCTCGATGTTGTGGTCGATGAGGCGGTGTACGCTCGCCGCCCCGGCGCCGATTATCTGGCCGGCGAAGACCAGGCGCGCGCGGCGGCCTTTCTCAACGCCTGGCGCGATCCTCAATGCCGCGCGCTCTTTTGTTCGCGCGGCGGGTTCGGGTCGCAGCGCATGTTGCCGCTGCTCAACGATCTCGATGTGCGCGCACAACCCCGCCACCTCGTGGGCTTTAGCGACATCACCGCGCTGCACCTGCACCTGGCGGGAAACTTAAGGCTTCAGACCTGGCATGGTCCGGTGGTCAAAAGTTTTGCGCTGCATCGCGACGATCCTCAAGACTCCGTCGAGCATCTGCGCGCACTGCTCTTTGGCGAAAAGGAGCGCACCTGGAGCATTGAGGGGTTGCGCACGCTGCGGCCGGGCCGCGCGCAGGGCCGACTTCTGGGCGGCAACCTCTGCGTGCTCGTGCACCAGCTCGCCACCGACTTCTGCCCCTCACTTCACGACGCGATCCTCGTGGTCGAAGATGTTGGGGAGGTCGACTACCGCATCGACCGCCTCTTTACGGCCCTGCGTCACTCGCTCAAAGGCCAGCGGCTCGCCGGGTTGGTGCTGGGCGACTTCAGCGACGCGGCCGGCGTCTACGTCGACGAGCAGGGCACTGACGCGTTTCTGGCCATGCTCGCCAGGGAGTTTAAGTGCCCGGTGGTCGCCGGCGCGCCGGTCGGCCACCGAAGCCCCAACCTGACGCTTCCCATGGGAGCTCCGGCCGAGCTTAACGCCGACCAGGGCCGCCTTACCCTGCTGACCTGA